The sequence GGCCGCGACCTCGGCCCGGTCGTCACGGTGTGGCTGTTCAGCCTCCTGGTGCTGGTCTTCGAGAAGGACCTGGGCACCGCGCTGCTGTACTTCGGCCTGTTCGTGGTGACGCTCTACGTCGCCACCGAACGCTCCAGCTGGCTGATCATCGGCCTGCTGCTGTTCTTCGGCGGCGTCTACATCGCCTACCTGCTCGGCGCCTCGATCGGCGGCCCGTTCGCGAACTTCTACGACCGCGCCGACGTCTGGCTGAACCCGTTCGACCCGGCCCAGTACAACCGGATCGGCGGCAGCGGCCAGCTGGTCCAGGGCCTGCTCGGCCTGGGCACCGGCGGCCTGTTCGGCACCGGCCCGGGCGCCGGCTCGCCGCTGTCCGTGCCCGAGGTGCAGAACGACTTCATCTTCGCCGGCCTGGGCGAGGAGATCGGCCTGTTCGGCCTCTCCGCGCTGCTGGTCTGCTACCTGCTGATCACGATGCGCGGCCTGCGCTGGGCGATCGGGGTGCGCGACTCGTTCGGCAAGCTGGTCGCCGGCGGCCTCTCGTTCACCCTCGGCCTCCAGGTCTTCGTGATCCTCGGCGGCATCACCGGGCTGATCCCGCTGACCGGCCAGACCACCCCGTTCCTCTCCTCCGGTGGCTCCTCGCTGATGGCGAACTGGCTGCTCATCGCGATGCTGCTGCGCATCTCGAACGCGGCGCGTGGCCCGGCGACCGGTGGTGGCGGACGGGAACGACTCGGGCCGAAGAAGGCCCCCACCCAGCTGCACGGCGCCATGACGGAGGTGATCAAGCCGTGAATGCCCCCCTTCGCAAGTCCGGCGTGGTCCTCTTCGTCCTGTTCGGGATGATCTTCGCCAACCTGAACTGGATCCAGGCCTACAAGGCCGACGAGTACCGCACCCACAAGTGGAACGGGCGGGTGATCGTCGCCGAGTACAAACGCCCCCGCGGCGTGATCGAGGCCGGCGGCACCGCCCTGGCCCAGAACAAGGCGACCGACGACACCCTGAAGTACCTCCGGGTGTACCCGAAGAAGGACATCTACGCTCCGGTGCTCGGCTACAAGCCGGTCAACCTGGGCACGGTCGGCATCGAGGAGAGCGAGAACGACTTCCTCTCCGGCGAGAGCGACAAGCTGTTCGCCGACCGGATCAGCGACATGTTCACCGGTGAGGACACCG is a genomic window of Actinoplanes teichomyceticus ATCC 31121 containing:
- a CDS encoding FtsW/RodA/SpoVE family cell cycle protein, with amino-acid sequence MVLVTVFGATVEANKYDKLQPNFWVPAALLSILFLGLHIVIRFVAPYADPVLLPAVALINGIGVAFLRRIDIANAINDKQPPPGIFSGIGGRQLAWTLIALILAAALLLLIRDHKTISKYAYTLGLTGIVLMMIPAVLPRSLSEVNGAKLWIKIGGFSIQPGEFAKLMLVTFFAYYLVRKREVLSLASKRFLGIDFPRGRDLGPVVTVWLFSLLVLVFEKDLGTALLYFGLFVVTLYVATERSSWLIIGLLLFFGGVYIAYLLGASIGGPFANFYDRADVWLNPFDPAQYNRIGGSGQLVQGLLGLGTGGLFGTGPGAGSPLSVPEVQNDFIFAGLGEEIGLFGLSALLVCYLLITMRGLRWAIGVRDSFGKLVAGGLSFTLGLQVFVILGGITGLIPLTGQTTPFLSSGGSSLMANWLLIAMLLRISNAARGPATGGGGRERLGPKKAPTQLHGAMTEVIKP